One Lagenorhynchus albirostris chromosome 8, mLagAlb1.1, whole genome shotgun sequence genomic region harbors:
- the LLCFC1 gene encoding sperm-egg fusion protein LLCFC1, with protein sequence MTSLGSQLCRAAFLASILLLLWVKGVTPQKGSPGLDERSQKEKTPSTDQDGEQFAEHFVASSVGELWQAVDMTQQEDEQMSEAVASRGHLFHLAFCLNLAGTMVFL encoded by the exons ATGACTTCCCTGGGCTCCCAGCTCTGCAGGGCAGCATTCCTGGCATCCATCCTGCTGCTGCTGTGGGTCAAGGGGGTGACGCCTCAGAAAGGGAGCCCAGGCCTGGACGAGaggagtcagaaagagaaaacacccTCTACAG ACCAAGATGGAGAACAGTTTGCAGAGCACTTTGTGGCCTCCTCGGTGGGCGAGCTGTGGCAGGCAGTCGACATGACCCAGCAAGAGGACGAGCAGATGTCAGAGGCGGTGGCAAGCCGTGGCCACCTGTTCCACCTCGCCTTCTGCTTGAACCTGGCCGGCACCATGGTTTTCCTATGA